TTTGCTTGACCTTGAAGAGTATTCGTGTATTAACTTCGCCATAAACTCTTTGCCAGTCCCGGTTTCACCGAGAACGAGAACGGGACTGTTTGTACGAGCTTGTCTTTTAACTAATTCAATTACCTGAACCATCCGTTCACACTCATATATAATTGAGCATGAGGAGGGAAGGTTTGCTTTTTGCAGTCTCTCGATAGTTTCTTTCTGTCTGCGTTTTTCATCAAAATTAGACAAAATTTCTGAGAAAAGGGGTATCAAAACATCACAGAAATCCCTGTCTTTTTCACAGAACGGAATATTATTCTGCAATCTGTCCAAATAAAGATAGCCCAACACCTTCTCACCCTGATAAAGTGGTGAACACATAACAGACGCGATATAATTTCTTTTCAGAGATGTACAGCTGTTTGTATCTTCACACCAATCTTCATCCTGAGCTAAAACAGTTTTTCCCCTTTCCCTCGCCCAGTCAATTGCTCTGTTTGAGAAGCGATCCAAACCCGACTCCAGGGGATAGCGGGCTACAGTTTTCATGCTCCCTTCTGATCCTTCAGCTACCAGCCTTGCAGCATCACAGTGCAAAAGCCTTGAGATACTGCAAAGAAGATTACTGAAAAGATCCTGCTTTTTATCTTTTAGTAAAAAAACTATCGTTTTTATAAGCTCAACAACCGGCTCTCCCACATGTGGTGTAAAATCCTGATACACCATATCATCTCCAAGTTCATCAAAAACAAATTCCTGGTTTCCAAAGGAGATGAGATCTCCGTTCTTCAGTTTTTTTTCATCGTTAAGCTCTGATCCATTAACCTTTATTGAAATTTCTGAATCAAGTTTCTGAACCAAAAAACTGCCCTTTGTAAAAAGCAGGTGAGCAATAAAAGCTCTGCACTTATTAATCTTTATCTGACAATTTTTCGATGATCCTATGGTTATAATTCTACCCTTCAGAAGATGGGCATTTCCCTGCTTATCTACCAATTTAGGTGTCATTCTGTTCACTCCGAAAGTTCAGGTTAATTATGGTAATTTTATATATCTAACCTGAAAAGGTAAAAGTTCTATTCTTTCATTACGTGCAACACTCATATCAGAATTATAAACAGTCAACCAGTGTGCTCCCTGCGCAATCTCTATACCCTTTTGCAAATCCTCTTCATTCAATTTTTCATTACCGATTTTCACAGTGTAGCCTTCTGACTGCAGTACAAAATTCAATCTTGCCTTCAATGATTTAGGTGAATCAACTGTTTTGAATGTAACCGGAAAATTTTGAAAATCCCGATATGACCGTTCGGGCAAAAACGATATCCGAAATTCCTCTGTTTTCTCCAGGGCAACAGCTTGGGGATTTCCGGCACTTTGTTTTCCTGCTAAAAACGACAATACCAAGAAAATTATAACCGCCAGAAATGCTGAAACTTTGGACACAGCACATCTCATCCTGTGTTTCTTTTTCCTTTGAGAAAATTCCCTAACTAACTGGAGTGCCTCTCTGTTTTCCGGATCGATTTCAAGACACTCAACCAGATGGGGGTAACTTTCATCAAATCTTCCGTTATAAATCAACTGTTTTGCTGAGAGGAGTAATCTGTTTGAAAGGTTTTCATTCAGTATTTTCTCTACCTGTTTTTTCCACCCACACTCAAGTTTAATCTCTTCGATTCCATTCAACCAGTGCAAAAGGGCAGCATTGGCATCCTCAAGTCGCTCATCAGGGTTGACTTTTAGCAATGGTGACAACAGTTCTATTTTACTGTGCTTAATAATTTTTGAGATGATCCTTCCGGCTGAAAATATATCGGCTTTAAAAAAATCTATATCTCCACCACACTCCCATACCTCAGGTGCCATATACGCGGGAGTGCCCTTAATATTCATGGACATTGAACGTTCACCGTTCAACACATCCTTTGTAAAACCAAAATCCACTAAAAACGTCTCGCCCTCTGAAGTGAAGAGAATGTTTTCGGGTTTAAGATCACGGTGAGCAAATTTAAGTCTGTGCAATTCAGCTAAAGATTTCAGAAATGCTGTCGCCAGAGAGAACCGCTCTTCCACAGAGAGATCGGTCTGCAGGAGTGATGAAAGGGAAACGCCTTTGATCCACTGCATTACTATGCATACATGCTTTCCTTTCCATTCGAATGCATCAAACACCTGAGGTATACACTGCGCCTCTATTCTTGCTTGCACCCGCGCTTCTTTGAGTAGTTTTTTCCTGCTTTTTGCATCCTTTTCTGTTATTATCTTTACAGCAACAAGCCTGTCAAGTGCTGATTGTTTAACACGATAAACTGATCCGAACGCACCTTCTCCTATGCGCACGGGTTGCGAAAATTCTTTGGGAAGTGCTGGTTCAATCATCTTTTCTAACACTCCTCATCTCGCTTTCTGCTACTGCAAACCAGTACAGAATATCCTCATCTTCCGGTTCAATTTTTACTGCTAACAGCCACCATTTATGAGCCTGTGGGGTTTCCCCAAGCTCATAATGAATCAGACCCAAATTGAATAACAGTGCAGCGTTTAAACTGTCAATATTTACAGCACGCTGGAAAATCTCTTTTGATCGGGTGACCTCACCTAATCTGAAATAGATAATACCGGCACTGTTAAGGGCGTCAACATTTTCTGAGTTGTATTCTATGGATCTGGTAACTGCCCTCAATGCTTCAGAAGTGTCTCCAGCCTTTAGAAGATGAGTTGCC
This is a stretch of genomic DNA from Chitinispirillum alkaliphilum. It encodes these proteins:
- a CDS encoding protein kinase; its protein translation is MIEPALPKEFSQPVRIGEGAFGSVYRVKQSALDRLVAVKIITEKDAKSRKKLLKEARVQARIEAQCIPQVFDAFEWKGKHVCIVMQWIKGVSLSSLLQTDLSVEERFSLATAFLKSLAELHRLKFAHRDLKPENILFTSEGETFLVDFGFTKDVLNGERSMSMNIKGTPAYMAPEVWECGGDIDFFKADIFSAGRIISKIIKHSKIELLSPLLKVNPDERLEDANAALLHWLNGIEEIKLECGWKKQVEKILNENLSNRLLLSAKQLIYNGRFDESYPHLVECLEIDPENREALQLVREFSQRKKKHRMRCAVSKVSAFLAVIIFLVLSFLAGKQSAGNPQAVALEKTEEFRISFLPERSYRDFQNFPVTFKTVDSPKSLKARLNFVLQSEGYTVKIGNEKLNEEDLQKGIEIAQGAHWLTVYNSDMSVARNERIELLPFQVRYIKLP
- a CDS encoding Response regulator of zinc sigma-54-dependent two-component system, with the protein product MTPKLVDKQGNAHLLKGRIITIGSSKNCQIKINKCRAFIAHLLFTKGSFLVQKLDSEISIKVNGSELNDEKKLKNGDLISFGNQEFVFDELGDDMVYQDFTPHVGEPVVELIKTIVFLLKDKKQDLFSNLLCSISRLLHCDAARLVAEGSEGSMKTVARYPLESGLDRFSNRAIDWARERGKTVLAQDEDWCEDTNSCTSLKRNYIASVMCSPLYQGEKVLGYLYLDRLQNNIPFCEKDRDFCDVLIPLFSEILSNFDEKRRQKETIERLQKANLPSSCSIIYECERMVQVIELVKRQARTNSPVLVLGETGTGKEFMAKLIHEYSSRSSKAFKIINCGAIPENLIESELFGYEKGAFTGATQKKTGLFESANGGTVVLDEIGEMPLQLQVRLLRVLQESEIIRVGGTETVKVDVRIVAMTNRNLETEVKEKRFRQDLFFRLNVLTIEIPPLRERGADITLLADYFNNKYSLQFGLPVKTISVSARNALLTYDWPGNIREMENVIQKAILLSGDNRIEREHLHFAQMGENTIIENTATLRDARIAAEKDAIVSACNKSKGNISLAAKILDIDRKWLMKKMQEYGISADEFRS
- a CDS encoding GTP cyclohydrolase III (methanopterin) → MIKSFTFLFVIASIALLGCGSSEVEKGNICLKLGDYEMAEYFFHSALLKNPADYQARLGMGKTLLQRAHVHTEENASLWQKGLLHLEAAQNINPGGELKPLLSEIWNKRATHLLKAGDTSEALRAVTRSIEYNSENVDALNSAGIIYFRLGEVTRSKEIFQRAVNIDSLNAALLFNLGLIHYELGETPQAHKWWLLAVKIEPEDEDILYWFAVAESEMRSVRKDD